From the Leptospira sp. WS60.C2 genome, one window contains:
- a CDS encoding alkaline phosphatase D family protein, translating into MKQIFSAIFLFLLIVPFGTVSAKDLEILSIGFGSCLHQDKESPILKTIQAHKYDYFILLGDNIYSDTLIANEKIPAYEKQVNHSEWKTFVKQTQMLFTWDDHDYGINDSGSEYPEKQTSRELFLKYWQPMMPKNLAFGTKSQEGIFYSHWVNLNGKKIHIVVPDTRYFRSPLQKSFVSRLTGKNFYTSSNDLNRTILGDEQWLWLLEEISKPSDFLVFVSSIQVIPTEHPFEKWGNFPHERNRILQTLQNANTKELVILSGDRHIAEIHEYKVPGKRSIVEITSSSLNLPLPFLLLEYDSEWKIGKAFKEKNYGELKLISKDGKIMWKTSIQDLRGESVMEYDPSSLK; encoded by the coding sequence ATGAAACAAATCTTTTCTGCTATTTTTCTCTTTCTTTTGATTGTTCCATTTGGTACAGTTTCTGCCAAAGATTTAGAAATTCTTTCCATTGGATTTGGTTCCTGTTTGCACCAAGACAAAGAAAGTCCCATACTTAAAACCATCCAGGCACATAAATATGATTATTTCATCTTACTTGGCGATAATATATATTCGGATACATTGATCGCAAATGAGAAAATTCCAGCGTATGAAAAACAAGTAAATCATTCAGAATGGAAAACCTTTGTCAAACAAACACAGATGTTGTTTACTTGGGATGACCATGATTATGGAATCAATGACAGTGGAAGTGAATATCCCGAAAAACAAACTTCGAGAGAATTATTTCTAAAATACTGGCAACCTATGATGCCAAAAAATCTTGCCTTTGGAACCAAAAGCCAAGAGGGCATCTTCTATTCGCATTGGGTCAATCTGAATGGGAAAAAAATTCACATTGTTGTTCCTGATACTCGTTACTTTCGATCTCCTTTGCAAAAAAGTTTTGTATCTCGGTTGACTGGGAAAAACTTTTACACATCATCCAACGATCTAAATCGAACGATACTTGGCGACGAACAATGGTTATGGCTATTAGAGGAAATTTCTAAACCTTCTGATTTTCTCGTTTTCGTTTCCAGTATACAGGTGATTCCCACCGAACATCCGTTCGAAAAATGGGGGAACTTTCCTCATGAAAGAAACCGAATTTTGCAAACGTTACAAAACGCCAATACAAAAGAGTTGGTCATTTTGTCTGGTGATCGCCATATAGCAGAAATTCACGAATACAAAGTTCCTGGCAAAAGAAGTATCGTTGAAATTACATCAAGCTCGTTAAATCTACCATTGCCTTTTTTGTTACTTGAATATGATTCCGAATGGAAAATAGGCAAAGCCTTTAAAGAGAAAAACTACGGTGAACTAAAACTGATTTCAAAAGATGGAAAGATTATGTGGAAAACATCGATTCAGGACTTGAGAGGAGAATCCGTTATGGAATATGACCCCTCTTCTCTAAAATAA
- a CDS encoding amidohydrolase family protein produces the protein MAETLIKQARIFDGSTNPSFVGDVRIKDGNIETVSKTELSPKPGETVIDAKGQWLTPGFIDFHTHYDAEIEMAPDLSESVRHGVTTISLGSCSLSLALGDPTDLADMFSRVEAIPRKNVLSILESKKNWNSAIEYKKHLNALPLGPNVTSFAGHSAIRAHVMGLERSLTKGEKPTKQELNKMNEHLEEALDAGFMGLSINTLVWDKMDGSRFRSRPLPSTFANWSEYEFLNKTLRKRGKIFQGVPNVSTKVNVLMFLKEAFGLFRKPLKTTIISLMDVKFDPGLYKLLGVIGRITNTIFRSDFRFQALPEPFDLYADGMDVVVFEEFAAGAKANHIEDELERKQLMKDPDYRSWFKRQWTNWFLPRVFHRNFRETKIVDAPDKSLIGKSIDDVAKERGVDSVTAFLDMVAEHGNKVRWYTVMANHRKEPLQKIVSYPDILIGFSDAGAHLRGMAHYNFPLRMLKLVRDAELEKKPFMTMERAVHRLTGEIGDWFGIDAGYIKEGKRADLVLIDPNKLDDSLAKDVEAPMPFMEDFKRWVRRNDETIKKVFINGKLAVDQGKPVNSLGKERGYGRFLESQIGA, from the coding sequence ATGGCAGAGACTCTTATCAAACAGGCACGAATCTTTGATGGAAGCACAAACCCATCTTTTGTGGGGGATGTGCGGATCAAAGACGGAAATATTGAAACAGTTTCGAAGACGGAACTCAGTCCAAAACCAGGCGAAACCGTGATTGATGCAAAAGGACAATGGCTCACTCCAGGTTTTATCGATTTTCATACTCATTATGATGCCGAAATTGAAATGGCACCAGATCTTTCCGAATCTGTTCGTCACGGAGTTACGACCATTTCACTTGGAAGTTGTTCATTGAGCTTGGCATTAGGTGATCCAACAGATCTTGCTGATATGTTTAGCCGAGTGGAAGCCATCCCAAGAAAGAATGTTCTATCTATTTTAGAGAGTAAAAAAAATTGGAATTCTGCCATTGAATATAAAAAACATTTAAACGCTCTTCCTCTCGGTCCCAATGTCACTTCCTTTGCAGGTCACTCTGCAATTCGTGCTCATGTGATGGGACTTGAAAGATCCTTAACCAAAGGCGAAAAACCAACCAAACAAGAGTTAAATAAAATGAACGAACATCTAGAAGAAGCATTAGATGCTGGTTTTATGGGCCTGTCCATTAACACTTTAGTGTGGGATAAAATGGATGGTTCTAGATTTCGTTCCAGACCTCTTCCTTCTACGTTTGCCAATTGGAGTGAGTATGAATTCTTAAACAAAACTCTCCGTAAACGCGGTAAAATTTTTCAAGGAGTTCCAAACGTTTCAACCAAGGTCAACGTCCTTATGTTTTTAAAAGAAGCCTTTGGTCTCTTTCGTAAACCTCTTAAGACTACTATCATCTCGCTTATGGATGTCAAATTTGATCCAGGTTTATATAAGCTCTTAGGTGTGATTGGCCGGATTACCAATACCATCTTTCGATCTGATTTTCGATTCCAAGCCCTACCTGAACCATTCGATTTGTATGCTGATGGGATGGATGTTGTTGTGTTTGAGGAATTTGCGGCAGGTGCGAAAGCAAATCATATTGAAGACGAATTAGAACGAAAACAACTGATGAAAGATCCAGACTATCGCTCTTGGTTTAAAAGACAATGGACCAATTGGTTTTTACCTCGTGTTTTCCATCGAAACTTCCGTGAGACAAAAATTGTAGACGCACCCGACAAATCTCTCATTGGAAAATCAATCGACGATGTTGCGAAAGAAAGAGGTGTGGATTCTGTCACTGCCTTCCTAGATATGGTGGCTGAACATGGAAACAAAGTAAGATGGTATACGGTGATGGCAAACCATAGAAAAGAACCATTACAAAAAATTGTATCTTACCCTGATATCCTTATTGGATTTTCTGATGCGGGAGCACACTTACGAGGAATGGCACATTACAACTTCCCACTTCGGATGTTAAAACTTGTGCGTGATGCAGAATTGGAAAAAAAACCATTCATGACAATGGAGAGAGCTGTGCATCGACTCACCGGAGAAATCGGAGATTGGTTTGGCATTGATGCAGGTTACATCAAAGAAGGAAAACGTGCGGATTTGGTTTTGATTGATCCAAACAAACTAGATGACTCTCTTGCTAAAGATGTGGAAGCTCCTATGCCTTTTATGGAAGATTTCAAACGATGGGTGAGACGTAATGATGAAACCATTAAAAAAGTATTCATCAATGGAAAGTTGGCTGTAGACCAAGGGAAACCAGTGAATTCCTTAGGAAAAGAACGAGGGTATGGTCGCTTCTTAGAATCACAAATCGGAGCGTAA
- a CDS encoding YgcG family protein → MKHWIKCILSIVTAVSLLSCTGHNDPYPELTGPVMDPSGYLPTETRSKLESMLLEEEKITTNQVIVYVTEKLKEDTIEKEATAVFEKWQPGSKDKDNGILLILAPNERKVRIEVGYGLEDVLTDLIAKRIIDEMIIPNMKAGNPSLAMLSGTSAILEQLRANSPNISNLNCPYNFSDTNSDLHPDTIPFLLKEIKPIKDVHFVFCVLPLETQFGLEASAHHLFLNRQKLSEEKKAIIFVSSPKNEFMGAISTSPEYNWSLSQNKIRSIFHKRYQEKKEGDFTNFTYRAFLDMLTHIKHNQKIILEKGTGIYDPFDALERFSYDRSTEIIRALENKYKIGVQILLLDTTKDPKLEIKKYHTIAFGNTSGITLLFSLNQKQFIIFTNEYSEIKTATMVNPRKVEESILLEIVTSAIRDDQKSADIDWMCINSTKGIETYLELLSSRNIAGEENSKASITTLKQPEMKEAHFVLQFMFVLMFFVCFVGFLSGEGIPFFLGLFYIVATFIRSNFFLLPDSPNLFVTLAIVGSVILTTIVLYFFRKIGLANTVSVHTSQFFTSSGTGTGTGSSSSSSYSGGGGRSGGGGASGSW, encoded by the coding sequence ATGAAGCATTGGATCAAATGCATTCTATCAATCGTTACGGCTGTATCTTTACTTTCATGTACTGGTCACAATGATCCTTATCCAGAGTTAACAGGACCTGTTATGGATCCAAGTGGTTATCTTCCCACAGAAACGAGATCAAAACTAGAATCTATGTTACTCGAAGAAGAAAAAATCACAACCAACCAAGTCATCGTCTACGTGACAGAAAAATTAAAAGAAGATACAATTGAAAAGGAGGCCACTGCCGTTTTTGAAAAATGGCAACCTGGTTCAAAAGACAAAGATAATGGAATTTTGTTAATACTTGCTCCCAACGAAAGAAAAGTTAGAATTGAAGTTGGATATGGATTAGAGGATGTTCTCACTGATTTAATCGCAAAACGCATCATAGATGAAATGATCATACCTAATATGAAAGCAGGGAATCCCTCTTTGGCTATGCTTTCAGGAACATCGGCCATTTTGGAACAATTGAGAGCAAACTCACCAAACATAAGCAATCTCAATTGTCCATACAATTTTAGTGATACCAATTCTGATTTACATCCTGATACGATCCCTTTTCTGTTAAAGGAAATAAAACCAATCAAAGACGTTCATTTTGTTTTCTGTGTATTACCTTTAGAAACCCAGTTTGGATTAGAGGCAAGTGCCCATCACCTCTTCTTAAATCGACAAAAGTTAAGCGAAGAAAAAAAAGCCATTATTTTTGTTTCATCACCAAAGAATGAATTTATGGGAGCCATCTCAACAAGTCCTGAATATAACTGGTCACTTAGCCAAAACAAAATCAGAAGTATTTTTCACAAAAGATACCAAGAGAAAAAAGAAGGGGATTTTACAAATTTTACTTACCGTGCTTTTTTAGATATGTTAACTCATATCAAGCACAACCAAAAGATTATATTGGAAAAAGGAACTGGTATTTACGATCCATTTGATGCTTTGGAACGTTTTTCGTATGATCGTTCCACTGAGATCATACGAGCATTAGAGAACAAATACAAGATTGGAGTTCAAATTTTATTACTAGATACAACCAAAGATCCAAAGTTAGAAATAAAAAAATACCATACCATTGCTTTTGGGAATACATCTGGGATCACACTCCTATTTTCTCTTAACCAAAAGCAATTCATCATTTTTACCAATGAATATTCAGAAATCAAAACTGCTACAATGGTAAACCCAAGAAAAGTAGAGGAATCGATTCTTTTGGAAATTGTAACTAGTGCGATCCGTGATGATCAAAAATCAGCAGATATCGATTGGATGTGCATCAATAGTACGAAAGGTATCGAAACCTATCTTGAGTTACTCAGTTCTCGAAACATTGCGGGAGAAGAAAATAGCAAAGCATCAATCACAACTCTTAAACAACCAGAAATGAAAGAAGCACACTTTGTTTTACAATTCATGTTTGTGCTGATGTTTTTTGTTTGTTTTGTTGGTTTTTTATCAGGAGAAGGAATCCCCTTTTTTCTTGGTTTATTTTATATAGTCGCAACCTTCATCCGTTCAAACTTTTTCTTATTACCAGATTCACCCAATCTCTTTGTAACCCTTGCAATCGTAGGATCTGTCATCCTCACAACAATCGTACTTTATTTCTTTCGTAAAATTGGTCTGGCAAACACAGTCAGCGTTCACACAAGTCAATTCTTCACATCCTCTGGGACTGGAACTGGAACTGGATCTAGTAGTTCCAGTTCCTACTCTGGAGGCGGAGGAAGGTCAGGAGGTGGCGGTGCGAGTGGTAGTTGGTAA
- a CDS encoding TetR/AcrR family transcriptional regulator: protein MKPKEKILESSFALFREKGFQATGIAEILERAGAYKKTLYDHFRSKDDIGFEYLNYLSEQQRIVMLKVLAKANDLPDFIEKWVNFIVRNQRNTSRKDCPIALFSGEISHLNQFDTYRNRAVQHVLETVEICILKFEPNLKADLVKSISYELYMSYLGGLRLYALTKDRKVIERMKAQMIHSAQRLIKS from the coding sequence TTGAAACCTAAAGAAAAAATATTAGAAAGTTCCTTTGCACTCTTTCGTGAGAAAGGCTTTCAAGCAACAGGGATAGCTGAAATTTTAGAAAGAGCCGGTGCTTACAAAAAAACTCTTTATGATCATTTTAGATCAAAAGATGATATTGGTTTTGAATATTTAAACTATTTATCGGAACAACAACGTATCGTGATGTTAAAGGTGTTGGCGAAAGCCAATGACCTGCCTGATTTTATTGAAAAATGGGTAAATTTTATCGTTCGCAACCAACGTAATACCTCACGAAAGGATTGTCCAATTGCATTATTTTCGGGAGAGATATCTCATTTAAACCAATTTGATACCTATCGAAATCGTGCCGTACAACATGTACTAGAAACTGTTGAAATTTGTATTTTGAAATTTGAACCTAATTTGAAGGCAGACTTGGTAAAATCCATTAGTTATGAATTGTACATGAGTTATCTGGGGGGGTTACGGCTTTATGCTTTGACTAAAGATCGTAAAGTCATTGAGAGAATGAAAGCTCAGATGATCCACTCAGCACAAAGACTCATCAAATCGTAG